Part of the Vagococcus teuberi genome, TTGGTCTTGGAACAATGGCCGGTACCGTTGCTATTTTCATCTTTACGATTTCATATGTAGGAAAACTAACTTACGAACAAATCGAAGCATTGGATATGTCGACATTTGAAGCACTTGAATCGATGGGACTAACTCGTTTACAAGCCTTTCGTTATAGTGTGATTCCAGCTATTTTACCATCTTATCTATCGACTTCTTTGTTTAACTTCGAAGGAAACTTACGATATGCCTCAATTTTAGGGTATGTTGGAGCCGGTGGTTTAGGTATCTTACTGAATGAACAGTTGGGTTGGCGTGACTATGGAAATGTTGGGACGATTTTAGTGGTCTTAGTTATCACTGTTGGTATCATCGAAACAATCAGTGAATATTTCCGCAAAAAATTACAATAGAAAAGGAAGACATATATGAACCAACGTATTTTAACTGAATTAAACAAAGAACCAAATAAGACAAAGCAATACGTTATTTTAGTAGCTGTCTTGCTTGGGGCGTTTATCTGGTCGTTGTCAGCGTTAAATTTTAATGCGATGGACGAAGGTGGCGGCAAAATCGCTGCAAACATTCTTAAAGGAATTGTCCAACCAGACACCAATTTACTATTTAACGGCACGAAACAAGGTGTGACTTACTTATTATTTGAAACCATCTGTATTGCCTTTTTAGGAACGATCTTCGGGGCGATTTTATCAATCCCGATTGCCTTTTTAATGGCACCAAGTATTATGCCAAAACCAGTTTATCTATTCATGAGAGCTTTTGTTGTCGTGCTTAGAACAATTCCAGCACTAGTGTATGGGTTAATGTTTATCCGTGTGACTGGACCTGGTCCATTTGCCGGTGTGATGACTATGTCTCTTACCTCGATTGGAATGGTATCAAAATTATATGTAGATGTTATTGAAGAAATTGATACAGGTATTTTAGAATCAATGGATTCTTTTGGGTGTACAACGTTTGAAAAAATTCGTTTTGGAATTATCCCACAATTAATTGCTAACTTTACCTCAATTACTATCTATCGTTTCGATATGAACTTACGTGATGCAACTATTCTTGGTTTAGTAGGAGCTGGAGGTATTGGAGCGCCGCTTATTTTTGCGATGAACTCATATCGTTGGAATCAAGTTGGCTCAATTTTAATTGGATTAATCGTGTTAATCTTAATTGTTGAAGTCGTATCAAATTATTTGAGAGGAAAATTAGTCAATGGATAAGATAACAATTCTTTCTACCAGTGATACACATGGTTATTTATACCCGACAGATTTTAGAGCAGTCAATCAAGATTTGTCATTTGGGTTATCAAAAGCTGTCACAGCCATTAAAGATGAACAGGCTAAACAAGATGGGACTGTTGTATTAATCGACAATGGCGACTTTTTACAAGGCTCACCGATGAGTTACTATCTGTCGAAACAAAAGAATAGTAAACAAGTCGCTGATATCATGAATTCAGTTGGCTATGATGTGGGTGTTCTTGGTAACCACGAATTTAATTATGGGGTTGAGTACTTACTTGATACAGTGAGTCAACTGAACTACCCAATCGTTTGTGCGAATATTTTAAATGATAAAAATGAGCCACTAACAGGGCAGGCCTACGTGATTCTTGAAAAAGATGGGTTGAAAATTGCGGTGTTAGGACTGACAACACCCTATATTCCAAATTGGGAGCAACCTGAAACCATAAAAGGTCTGACATTTTTATCTGCTCTTGATACAGCAAAACAATATGTGCCGAAACTTAAAGAGGAAGCAGATATTGTCATTGTGAGTTATCATGGTGGATTTGAAAAAGATTTGCAGACTGGTGAAGCAACTGAAAACTTAACAGGGGAAAACGAAGGTTATGATATCGTGACCCAAGTTGAGGGAATTGACGCGTTTGTTACTGGTCATCAACACCGAGTGATTGCAGAAAAAGTCAACGACACACCTGTGACTCAACCAGGGGACAAAGCCAAATACGTTGGAAAAATGACGTTGATATTAGATGATTATAAACAAGTGACAGACTCAACAGCTGAGTTATTATCTATGACTGACTATGAGGCGGATAAAGAGATTGTAGACACATTTAAACCAGTTTTAGATACTGTCGAAAATTGGCTGGATCAACCACTTGGACACATTGAAGGCGACATGACGATTACTGATCCGATGAGTGTGCGAATCAATGGACATGCCTATATTGAATTCATTCAAGACGTACAGATGGATGCGACAGGCGTTGATATTTCTGGAACAGCATTGTTTGATAATGACAGTAAAGGATTCCAGTCTGATGTAACCATGCGTGATATCGTGACAAATTATATTTATCCGAATACTTTAGCTGTTCTCACTGTTTCAGGGCAAGATTTGAAAGATGCCCTTGAACAAAGTGCGGAGTATTTTATTCTTAATGAGGATGACGAAATTGTCGTGAGTGACAAATTTTTATACCCTAAAACAGAACATTACAACTATGATATGTATAGTGGTGTTGGCTATAAAGTTATCGTATCAAATCCTGTAGGCCAACGTGTTGTTGAGTTGACTTATAAAGGTAAGCCAGTTGATATGACAGACGAACTTGACATCGTGATTAATCAATACCGCGCAGTTGGGGGCGGAAATTACGCGATGTTTGATGCGTCAAAAATTATTAAAGAAGTGACAGTTGATATGACTGAACTTATTTCAAACTTTTTACAAACACACCCAACTTATCAAGCAAAAACGACATTTGATTTCAAAGTCGAAAAATAAAACTAAACCTTATCATTCTTAAAACTTTAATAATACTTCTTTACCGGCTAGCTAACACTAGTCGGTATTTTTGTGTTAATCACTTATTTTGACACGATTGTTAAATTTAGTTATACTTAATTTAACAAACCATTAGGAGATGAGAATCATGGAAACAGTTGCAAGGAAAATAGGTAATTCTGTTGGCGCCATCTTTCCTAAAGATATTTCGCCTGAAGTTGGCGAAACATTTACCATTTCAAAAGTAGGAGATGCCTATATTTTGAAACCAAAAAAAGAAGACATTTTTAAACATGCAGATGATTGGGTAGGATTTAGAGAATCAGTGACAGATGAGGACACTGAATGGGACATCATGTCTTCTCAAGGAGACGAGCATTAGATGGAAGCACCGAAACAAAAAGATATTGTCTGGATGGATTTTGATCCGTCAAAAGGAAAAGAAATCAAAAAACGTCGTCCAGCGTTAGTTGTGAGTCGCGATGAATTTAATCAGCATACGGGTTTTTGTTTGGTGTGTCCCATTACATCAACAAACCGGGAATATTCGACTTATATCAGTATCAAACACCCACAAAAAATTGAAGGTGAAGTGGTCGCACATCAATTGCGCTCGATTGATTACACAACCAGAAATCTAGAAATTATTGAGCAGTGTGACATGTTAACGTGGATCGAAGTAACTGAAGTCATTGATATGTTTATATAACTAATAGATAGATACAACTCTTAGACTGGCGCTAAGAGTTTTTATTATGCCAACATTTCTCGTTGGATTATCATTTTCGTTATTAATCGAAATAGGGCAGATTTTTACGATGTATCGTCAAACAGATGTGAATGACTTATTGATGAATACATTAGGAGTGATGATAGGCTAGGTGATTGGGAAATATATTTTAAAATGGCGTATCCAAAGAAATGATGGAAAAAATGTTGACTGGATTGTTTACTTGCTGATTTCTGTGTGTTGTGCATTTATATTTTGATTAGATTAAATATGGTATAATAATTAAAAAAAATGAGGGTTTGATTATGACAGATAAAAAGCTCTTAAAATCAGAAAAAATACGATTAAAAAATGATAAATTGCGTGCAAAAGGTAAAGATCCGTTAAAAGGGTGGGGCAAGATGGTTGATACTGGATTAGGTGGTATTAATAAAGGAGCTTCAGTTGAAAATAGAGCAAGTATGATGGATACAAAGGATTTCATTAAGGGCTTGCAAAAAGAGATAGCTAGTGAAAATGAAAAGAAAAATCTATAATAATAAAAGAGATGAGATTATTTTTATAGCAGGAGGTAAAAAACATGGATCAAGCGAATTATAAAAAATATGTTGAAGAAACATTTAATAATGTTAAGAAAGAAAATAAAGAGCTAAAAAAGGTGAATCTTTTGATTGCTGGAAAAAGTGGCGTTGGAAAATCCACACTGATTAATACGGTATTTGGTGAAGATTTAGTAAAAACGGGCGTTGGTAAACCTGTTACAGAGGATATTCATTTGATTGAAAAGAAAAATTTTCCTGTTAGAATTTATGATACTGTAGGATTTGAAATTAGTAAGATGGGATTTGATATAAAAAGCGTGGTCAAATCACTCAAACGAAATCCTATCCAACAACTAATAAAAAAAGTTCAAGCAACTGAAACAACAGACGATGATGTCCATGTTGTGTGGTATGTCATTTCTGGATCAGGTGCTAGAATTGAAGAGGCTGAAATATCATTTATCAAGTGGTTAGTTGATCAAAAGTTACCTGTTATTATTGTATTGACAAAATGCTTTGACCTAAAAGAAGCCACTCTTTTAAAAAATGAAATAGAAAAATTAATCGACTCTTCTTTTGATATTATATTAGTGCTAGCTAAGCAAACGGAATATCAAGATATCTTTGGGGTTGAAGAATTAATCGATGCTACTGTTGAACTGTTACCTGAAGGGTTACAAGCGTCGTTTATCCATTCACAAGAAGCTTCTATCAAAGTCAAACATAATGAAGCTGTTAAAGTTGTGACCGCTACTATGGCCGCTAATTTTGGAACGGGATTTGCTCCCATCCCTGGGGCAGATGCTCCGATAATGATGACATCGCAAACAGCGATGATGACTAAAATTACCTCAATTTATGGTATTGAGCTTGATAAGCAAAAAATAGAAACAGCTTTAACTAGTATGTTAGGGGTCTATGCTGCAATGATATCAGGAAAATCATTAGCTGGTAATATTGCTAAACTAGTACCAGGTGTTGGAACACTTGGTGGAGGCCTTATATCTGGTGGTGTCGGAATGGTTATTACTGGTGCGTTGGGATATGCCTACATAGAATTAATGGAACTTGTTATTAAAGGACAGGTTGATTTAAGTACTATGACACCTGATGCTTTAACAGACTTATTATTAAAGCTGTTACCAAATTATTTACCGAAATAATATAATATTTGACTAATTGTTAAGTTGTTTTACAATGGAAAAATGGGAGGTGATTATATGATAAAAGCCTATAAAGAATATTGGAGTAATATGACAGTCATGAATGCTTCATCTACAAGAGCTCAATATTGGTGGCCACAAGTGATTAATTACTTTGTTTTAGCTCTTTACACTGTTCTGACAAGGGCCTACAAGTACATTGATTTTATGTCTGACGGATCAAGAGTGATAAAAGAATGGAATTCGGTAACGATTGTTTTTGTTGTGCTAACTTTTCTAATTTGGTTAGCTAACTTTACTGTCAGAGCAAGAAGGTTGCATGACAGAGATCATAGCAATTGGTGGATTTTGTTTTATCTTTTACCTTTTATTGGTAGTTTCATTATTTTGATAACATTGATTTTACCAAGCAAACAACAAACTAGATGGCCAATAAATCAATCCGATGTATAGGAAAAAGGACTTAACAAGACATGATTCTTGCTAAGTCCTTTCTTATGAAATCCAACACGCTATCAAAAATAATCACTAAAGTATGCTTCTTGATCAGGAATGATTCTCTCAAGCGTTCTAAGTGTTTCTTTATCTGTTTTTAATCGCTCAATACGGTACAGATAAGAGGGACGTTTATAACTCATCAGAAGAGCGGTTAATGTTTGAATATCAATATAGACTGGATTTCCAATGGCTTCGTTGGTTACGGTCAATTCATTGTCTTCATCCCACATCAAACTGAACGTATTATTGTTCCATTCGGCAATCGGATCTGTCACGACAAAATGGAAAGGTTTTCCCGTGGTGATAAACGGATACTGTTTGATAAATTGTTCGACGTCCACAATGCGTGCCATAAAATACGGTTCAATCAATTCTTTGATCTCACTGTCTTCAAATAAAAAGGCAATTGGCTCATTTTTATAGGTAGCACCAACAACACGGTCAATCATTGAAAAATGGGCAGACACAAAATTCCAAAGCCCTTTTCTAGCTTCTTGGTTTAAATAAAACATCTCTTTGATATGAAACACTTCTTCTGCTATCCAGTAAAAACAAACCCCACAAGGCTCGCCATCTGCGCTATAATAAATAGCGGCTGTCCTTTCTTCTTCATTTTCCCAACGCCAATATTCTTCCCAGTTTAAATCAGAACGAATCATTGCACCATGGTTTTGTTCAGCAAATGCATCATAGACTTTGTAAACATCTTCATGGTCAATATCTTCACGCTCAACATAACCAGGCACGTCAACTGTTTTTGGAAGTTGCGTGTCCTTAATTTCAAATGATATTTTATCGGACATAATTTCCCAGCCCTTGCGACGGTAGTAAGGGATATTATAAGGGTAGAGATAAGAAATCCATTGTTTATTATCACGCATTTTATCTAAACCTAATTTAATCAACTCACTCATTAATCCCATGTTTGTGTATTCTGGGTACGTTCCAACACCAGTCAAACCAGCCATTTCATAAACAGTATCATGTATGTTAACTTCACACGGATAGATGGCAAGTTGGCTGATCAGTTCATCATCATCTGTAAACCAACCATAAACGTCAGCTTCCCTTAAAACAGGACGTTTGGCACGAATGATTTCTGACTCGTCTTCGTAACCACTTTCCTCAATATCCGAGTCAGTGACTTGAAACACATAGCGAAGAAGTTCATTAAATTGTTTCAGGTATTTTAGTTCCACTTTCTTTAATGTTAAATTCTTATGTGCATCTTTTGGTTCCATATATCTTTCTCCTAATGTTTAATAATTTTTTATATCAAACATATTTTGAAAATACTTTAAAAACACTCAAAAGATTGGTATAATTGAAAATGCTGATTAATAGAAAGTGGGAGATAACGATGAATTTTGATGAAATGAAAAAGAGACAAGAATCTATTCGGAATTTCTCCATCATAGCACATATTGACCATGGAAAATCAACACTGGCTGACCGTATTTTACAACAGACAGAAACAGTTTCTGATCGTGAAATGCAAGAGCAGTTACTTGATTCAATGGACTTGGAAAGAGAACGCGGTATTACCATTAAACTAAATGCCGTTGAGTTAACTTATAATGCGAAAGATGGAAAAGAATATATTTTTCACCTAATTGATACACCAGGACACGTCGATTTTACTTATGAAGTGTCACGTAGTTTAGCCGCTTGTGAGGGGGCTGTACTTGTGGTGGATGCTGCGCAAGGTATTGAAGCTCAAACGTTAGCAAACGTGTATTTAGCGGTTGATAATGATTTAGAAATTTTACCAGTTATTAATAAAATAGATTTACCAGCAGCCGATCCAGAGCGTGTGAGAAAAGAAATCGAAGACGTGATTGGGATTGATGCAAGTGAAGCAGTTTTAGCAAGTGCAAAAGCTGGAATTGGGATTGAAGATATTCTAGAACAAATCGTTGAATATGTTCCAGCGCCCGATGGTGACTTGAACGCGCCACTAAAAGCACTGATTTTTGACTCAGTTTATGATTCATATCGTGGGGTTGTATTAAATATTCGTGTCTTTGATGGGGTCGTAAAACCAGGAGATACGATTCAATTAATGAATAACGGCGTACAATACGAAGTAAGTGAAGTTGGAATCTTCTCGCCAAAAGCTGTTCCAAGAGATTTCTTGATGGTAGGGGACGTTGGT contains:
- the phnE gene encoding phosphonate ABC transporter, permease protein PhnE, giving the protein MNQRILTELNKEPNKTKQYVILVAVLLGAFIWSLSALNFNAMDEGGGKIAANILKGIVQPDTNLLFNGTKQGVTYLLFETICIAFLGTIFGAILSIPIAFLMAPSIMPKPVYLFMRAFVVVLRTIPALVYGLMFIRVTGPGPFAGVMTMSLTSIGMVSKLYVDVIEEIDTGILESMDSFGCTTFEKIRFGIIPQLIANFTSITIYRFDMNLRDATILGLVGAGGIGAPLIFAMNSYRWNQVGSILIGLIVLILIVEVVSNYLRGKLVNG
- a CDS encoding bifunctional metallophosphatase/5'-nucleotidase — its product is MDKITILSTSDTHGYLYPTDFRAVNQDLSFGLSKAVTAIKDEQAKQDGTVVLIDNGDFLQGSPMSYYLSKQKNSKQVADIMNSVGYDVGVLGNHEFNYGVEYLLDTVSQLNYPIVCANILNDKNEPLTGQAYVILEKDGLKIAVLGLTTPYIPNWEQPETIKGLTFLSALDTAKQYVPKLKEEADIVIVSYHGGFEKDLQTGEATENLTGENEGYDIVTQVEGIDAFVTGHQHRVIAEKVNDTPVTQPGDKAKYVGKMTLILDDYKQVTDSTAELLSMTDYEADKEIVDTFKPVLDTVENWLDQPLGHIEGDMTITDPMSVRINGHAYIEFIQDVQMDATGVDISGTALFDNDSKGFQSDVTMRDIVTNYIYPNTLAVLTVSGQDLKDALEQSAEYFILNEDDEIVVSDKFLYPKTEHYNYDMYSGVGYKVIVSNPVGQRVVELTYKGKPVDMTDELDIVINQYRAVGGGNYAMFDASKIIKEVTVDMTELISNFLQTHPTYQAKTTFDFKVEK
- a CDS encoding antitoxin MazE produces the protein METVARKIGNSVGAIFPKDISPEVGETFTISKVGDAYILKPKKEDIFKHADDWVGFRESVTDEDTEWDIMSSQGDEH
- a CDS encoding type II toxin-antitoxin system PemK/MazF family toxin; protein product: MEAPKQKDIVWMDFDPSKGKEIKKRRPALVVSRDEFNQHTGFCLVCPITSTNREYSTYISIKHPQKIEGEVVAHQLRSIDYTTRNLEIIEQCDMLTWIEVTEVIDMFI
- a CDS encoding VanZ family protein, coding for MALRVFIMPTFLVGLSFSLLIEIGQIFTMYRQTDVNDLLMNTLGVMIG
- a CDS encoding GTPase, with protein sequence MDQANYKKYVEETFNNVKKENKELKKVNLLIAGKSGVGKSTLINTVFGEDLVKTGVGKPVTEDIHLIEKKNFPVRIYDTVGFEISKMGFDIKSVVKSLKRNPIQQLIKKVQATETTDDDVHVVWYVISGSGARIEEAEISFIKWLVDQKLPVIIVLTKCFDLKEATLLKNEIEKLIDSSFDIILVLAKQTEYQDIFGVEELIDATVELLPEGLQASFIHSQEASIKVKHNEAVKVVTATMAANFGTGFAPIPGADAPIMMTSQTAMMTKITSIYGIELDKQKIETALTSMLGVYAAMISGKSLAGNIAKLVPGVGTLGGGLISGGVGMVITGALGYAYIELMELVIKGQVDLSTMTPDALTDLLLKLLPNYLPK
- a CDS encoding DUF805 domain-containing protein, coding for MIKAYKEYWSNMTVMNASSTRAQYWWPQVINYFVLALYTVLTRAYKYIDFMSDGSRVIKEWNSVTIVFVVLTFLIWLANFTVRARRLHDRDHSNWWILFYLLPFIGSFIILITLILPSKQQTRWPINQSDV
- a CDS encoding GNAT family N-acetyltransferase; amino-acid sequence: MEPKDAHKNLTLKKVELKYLKQFNELLRYVFQVTDSDIEESGYEDESEIIRAKRPVLREADVYGWFTDDDELISQLAIYPCEVNIHDTVYEMAGLTGVGTYPEYTNMGLMSELIKLGLDKMRDNKQWISYLYPYNIPYYRRKGWEIMSDKISFEIKDTQLPKTVDVPGYVEREDIDHEDVYKVYDAFAEQNHGAMIRSDLNWEEYWRWENEEERTAAIYYSADGEPCGVCFYWIAEEVFHIKEMFYLNQEARKGLWNFVSAHFSMIDRVVGATYKNEPIAFLFEDSEIKELIEPYFMARIVDVEQFIKQYPFITTGKPFHFVVTDPIAEWNNNTFSLMWDEDNELTVTNEAIGNPVYIDIQTLTALLMSYKRPSYLYRIERLKTDKETLRTLERIIPDQEAYFSDYF